One Halolamina litorea genomic window carries:
- a CDS encoding ABC transporter ATP-binding protein: MSVIRTEGLRKAYGEVAALDGLSLSVEAGELYGLLGPNGAGKTTTMSVLTGQTLADSGEAEVLGVDPETDPIGVRERVGILPEKESPPSFSTPREYFQFVGAVRGLPDDVVDERTQTWADRLSFAEKLDTLSTDLSRGQQQKTMIAGAFLHEPEVVFIDEPLANLDPIVQERVKRFLTNYREAGNTVVVSTHNVDVAAELCSRVGIVNAGELVAEETPAELDEGETLLDTFIEHVDADEEWSGDE, from the coding sequence ATGAGCGTGATCAGGACCGAGGGGCTGCGGAAGGCCTACGGCGAGGTGGCCGCACTCGACGGCCTCTCGCTGTCGGTCGAGGCGGGGGAGCTGTACGGGCTGCTCGGCCCCAACGGCGCCGGGAAGACGACGACGATGAGCGTACTGACCGGGCAGACCCTCGCTGATTCGGGCGAGGCGGAGGTGCTCGGCGTCGACCCCGAGACGGACCCGATCGGCGTCCGCGAGCGCGTCGGGATCCTGCCCGAGAAGGAGTCCCCGCCGAGCTTCTCGACGCCGCGGGAGTACTTCCAGTTCGTCGGCGCCGTTCGGGGGCTCCCCGACGACGTGGTGGACGAGCGCACCCAAACCTGGGCTGACCGCCTGAGCTTCGCCGAGAAGCTCGACACCCTCTCGACGGACCTCTCGCGGGGCCAACAGCAGAAGACGATGATCGCCGGCGCGTTCCTCCACGAGCCGGAGGTCGTGTTCATCGACGAGCCGCTGGCGAACCTCGACCCGATCGTGCAGGAGCGCGTCAAGCGCTTCCTGACGAACTACCGCGAGGCGGGCAACACCGTCGTCGTCTCGACGCACAACGTCGACGTGGCCGCGGAACTCTGCTCGCGGGTCGGCATCGTCAACGCCGGGGAACTGGTCGCCGAGGAGACGCCGGCGGAACTGGACGAGGGCGAGACGCTGCTCGACACGTTCATCGAGCACGTCGACGCCGACGAGGAGTGGAGCGGCGATGAGTGA
- a CDS encoding oxidoreductase, translating to MSWDTSSMPDQSGRTVVITGANSGLGYEGTKAFVGKGADVVMACRSLDRGREAAEEISEAVSGGGSLTVMELDLGDLESVERFADDFGEQFDDLHVLCNNAGVMAPPRRETADGFELQFGVNHLGHFALTGHLLEHLEATDRSRVVTQSSSLHENGTIDFDDLQSEKSYDKWAAYGQSKLANLLFAYELDRRLDEDGADVTSLGCHPGYAATNLQRRGPEMAGSTLRLYGMKVANAVLGQSAAQGALPMLYAATADGIEGGEYIGPGGFMNMRGAPEEQESNAESYDHDVADRLWAVSEDLTGVEYDLPDA from the coding sequence ATGAGCTGGGACACATCGTCGATGCCCGATCAGTCGGGGCGGACCGTCGTCATCACGGGCGCGAACAGCGGCCTCGGCTACGAGGGAACCAAGGCGTTCGTCGGGAAGGGTGCCGACGTGGTGATGGCCTGCCGGAGCCTCGACCGGGGCCGCGAGGCCGCCGAGGAGATCAGCGAGGCCGTCTCCGGCGGCGGCTCGCTGACCGTGATGGAGCTCGACCTCGGCGACCTCGAGTCGGTCGAGCGCTTCGCCGACGACTTCGGCGAGCAGTTCGACGACCTGCACGTCCTCTGTAACAACGCCGGCGTGATGGCGCCGCCCCGGCGCGAGACCGCGGACGGCTTCGAACTCCAGTTCGGCGTGAACCACCTCGGCCACTTCGCGCTCACGGGACACCTGCTCGAGCACCTCGAAGCGACCGACAGGAGCCGGGTCGTCACCCAGAGCAGTAGCCTCCACGAGAACGGCACCATCGACTTCGACGACCTCCAGTCCGAGAAGTCCTACGACAAGTGGGCGGCCTACGGCCAGAGTAAGCTGGCGAACCTCCTCTTTGCCTACGAACTGGATCGGCGCCTCGACGAGGACGGCGCCGACGTGACGAGCCTGGGCTGTCACCCCGGCTACGCGGCGACGAACCTCCAGCGCCGCGGCCCAGAGATGGCCGGCTCGACGCTGCGGCTCTACGGGATGAAGGTCGCCAACGCCGTGCTGGGCCAGTCCGCCGCGCAGGGCGCGCTGCCGATGCTCTACGCCGCCACCGCCGACGGGATCGAGGGTGGTGAGTACATCGGGCCGGGTGGCTTCATGAACATGCGCGGGGCACCGGAGGAACAGGAGTCGAACGCGGAGTCCTACGACCACGACGTGGCCGACCGACTCTGGGCGGTCTCGGAAGACCTGACCGGCGTCGAGTACGACCTGCCCGACGCGTAG
- a CDS encoding CDC48 family AAA ATPase: protein MKLTVKPLKQKDAGRRLAAVDRVAADEMDLSGGDFIRIEGKQGAAIARVWPGYPEDDGTGVVRIDGRLRQEASVGIDDRVEVEAADVNPADSVTVALPQNMGIRGDIGSLLRKELSGQPVTAGQDVQLPLGFGLMGGQGQAVPLKIAETDPSGTVVITDSTDVEISQQPAEQIRGDRSAAAGAGGSGGEGPDVTYEDIGGLDDELEQVREMIELPMRHPELFGRLGIEPPKGVLLHGPPGTGKTLIAKAVANEIDASFHTISGPEIMSKYYGESEEQLREVFEEAQEASPAIIFMDELDSIAPTRDEAGGDVERRVVAQLLSLMDGLEERGEIVVIGATNRVDAIDTALRRGGRFDREIEVGVPDTNGREEILQVHTRNMPLAEGVDIEELAENTHGFVGADLESLAKESAMIALRRFRPELDLEEDEIDAETLERLDVTEDDFRKALRGIEPSALREVFVEVPDVTWADVGGLEDTKERLRETIQWPLDYPEVFEQMDVESAKGVLLYGPPGTGKTLLAKAVANEAESNFISVKGPELLDKYVGESEKGVREIFSKARENAPTVVFFDEIDAIATERGRNSGDSGVSERVVSQLLTELDGLEELEDVVVVATTNRPDLIDSALIRPGRLDRHVHVPVPDEEARRAILAVHTKHKPLADDVDLDALAARTDGYVGADLEALAREASMNATREFINSVSPEETTESVGNVRVTMAHFEDALKEVVPSVTEQTREQYAEIEQRFKRSEVEKDQEPAAPTFQ, encoded by the coding sequence ATGAAACTCACCGTCAAGCCCCTCAAGCAGAAGGACGCCGGGCGCCGCCTCGCGGCGGTCGATCGCGTCGCCGCCGACGAGATGGATCTCTCCGGTGGCGACTTCATCCGTATCGAAGGGAAGCAGGGCGCCGCCATCGCTCGCGTCTGGCCCGGCTACCCCGAGGACGACGGCACGGGCGTCGTGCGCATCGACGGCCGACTCCGACAGGAGGCCAGCGTCGGCATCGACGACCGCGTCGAGGTCGAGGCTGCGGACGTGAACCCCGCCGACAGCGTCACCGTGGCGCTCCCCCAAAACATGGGGATCCGCGGCGACATCGGCAGCCTCCTGCGCAAGGAGCTGTCGGGCCAGCCCGTCACCGCCGGCCAGGACGTACAGCTCCCGCTCGGTTTCGGCCTGATGGGCGGACAGGGACAGGCGGTGCCCCTGAAGATCGCCGAGACCGACCCCAGCGGGACGGTCGTCATCACCGACTCGACCGACGTGGAGATCAGCCAGCAGCCCGCCGAACAGATCCGCGGCGACCGCAGCGCGGCGGCGGGCGCCGGCGGCTCCGGCGGCGAGGGCCCCGACGTGACCTACGAGGACATCGGTGGCCTCGACGACGAACTCGAACAGGTCCGGGAGATGATCGAACTGCCGATGCGCCACCCCGAACTGTTCGGTCGCCTCGGGATCGAGCCCCCGAAGGGCGTGCTGCTGCACGGCCCACCCGGGACGGGGAAGACCCTGATCGCGAAGGCCGTCGCCAACGAGATCGACGCCTCGTTCCACACCATCTCGGGCCCCGAGATCATGTCGAAGTACTACGGGGAGTCCGAGGAGCAACTCCGTGAAGTGTTCGAGGAGGCCCAGGAGGCCAGCCCGGCGATCATCTTCATGGACGAACTCGACTCGATCGCGCCCACGCGCGACGAGGCCGGCGGCGACGTGGAACGCCGCGTCGTGGCCCAACTGCTCAGCCTGATGGACGGGCTGGAGGAGCGCGGCGAGATCGTCGTCATCGGCGCCACCAACCGCGTCGACGCCATCGACACCGCGCTCCGCCGCGGCGGCCGCTTCGACCGCGAGATCGAAGTGGGCGTGCCGGACACCAACGGCCGCGAGGAGATCCTGCAGGTCCACACGCGCAACATGCCCCTCGCCGAGGGCGTGGACATCGAGGAACTCGCCGAGAACACCCACGGCTTCGTCGGCGCCGACCTCGAGTCGCTGGCAAAGGAGTCCGCGATGATCGCGCTGCGGCGCTTCCGCCCCGAACTCGATCTGGAGGAAGACGAGATCGACGCCGAGACGCTCGAACGCCTCGACGTGACCGAGGACGACTTCCGCAAGGCGTTGCGCGGGATCGAACCCAGCGCCCTGCGCGAGGTGTTCGTCGAGGTCCCCGACGTGACGTGGGCGGACGTCGGTGGCCTCGAGGACACCAAGGAGCGCCTGCGCGAGACGATCCAGTGGCCCCTCGACTACCCCGAGGTGTTCGAGCAGATGGACGTCGAGAGCGCCAAGGGGGTGCTGCTCTACGGGCCGCCCGGGACAGGGAAGACCCTGCTCGCGAAGGCCGTCGCCAACGAGGCAGAAAGCAACTTCATCTCGGTGAAGGGGCCCGAACTGCTGGACAAGTACGTGGGCGAGTCCGAGAAGGGCGTCCGCGAGATCTTCAGCAAGGCCCGGGAGAACGCCCCGACGGTGGTGTTCTTCGACGAGATCGACGCCATCGCGACCGAACGCGGGCGCAACTCGGGTGACTCCGGCGTCTCCGAGCGCGTCGTCTCCCAGCTGCTGACGGAGCTCGACGGCCTCGAAGAGCTGGAGGACGTGGTCGTCGTCGCCACCACGAACCGCCCGGACCTGATCGACAGCGCGCTGATCCGCCCCGGCCGGCTGGACCGCCACGTCCACGTGCCCGTGCCCGACGAGGAGGCGCGCCGCGCGATCCTCGCGGTCCACACGAAGCACAAGCCGCTGGCCGACGACGTGGACCTCGACGCCCTCGCGGCCCGCACCGACGGCTACGTCGGCGCCGACCTCGAGGCGCTGGCCCGCGAGGCGTCGATGAACGCCACCCGGGAGTTCATCAACAGCGTCTCGCCCGAGGAGACGACCGAGAGCGTGGGCAACGTCCGCGTGACGATGGCCCACTTCGAGGACGCCCTCAAGGAAGTGGTGCCCTCGGTCACCGAACAGACCCGCGAGCAGTACGCGGAGATCGAGCAGCGCTTCAAGCGCAGCGAGGTCGAGAAGGACCAGGAGCCCGCGGCGCCGACGTTCCAGTAA
- a CDS encoding Hsp20/alpha crystallin family protein, with the protein MTTHQRRMGDEQFGRVYEYDDSLVVALDLADAEGEVAVDTVGETAIVVVENADGTSTETEFELPGEARECSLTNGVLTIEVEA; encoded by the coding sequence ATGACCACTCACCAACGCAGAATGGGCGACGAGCAGTTCGGTCGCGTCTACGAGTACGACGACAGTCTCGTGGTCGCGCTCGACCTCGCCGACGCGGAGGGGGAGGTCGCCGTCGACACCGTCGGCGAGACCGCCATCGTCGTCGTCGAGAACGCTGACGGCACGTCCACCGAGACCGAGTTCGAACTCCCGGGCGAGGCCCGTGAGTGCAGCCTGACCAACGGCGTGCTCACCATCGAGGTGGAGGCATGA
- a CDS encoding alpha/beta fold hydrolase — MQRVSHHGRGTVYRRSARTEDGPGILCIHGSGGDAGVWKSQSRVADRTPVTAMALSDHGTSGSLVADAGYETLSGYADDVVAVAEATGDRVLCGNSLGAAVAMIVALERDLDLDGLILAGAGARLPVLDDLLVWLENDFDRAVEFLHGPDRLFHDPTDDLVEVSEAAMRETGQAVTSRDFRTCHAFDVHERLGEIDVPTLAAVGEYDQLTPPHYHEALGEEIPYCEVAIIDDAAHLSMLEQPAAFNSAIESFLDRL; from the coding sequence ATGCAGCGGGTTTCGCACCACGGTCGGGGGACGGTCTACCGTCGCTCGGCACGGACCGAGGACGGGCCGGGCATCCTGTGTATCCACGGGAGCGGCGGCGACGCGGGGGTTTGGAAGTCCCAGTCGCGGGTAGCCGACCGGACGCCGGTGACGGCGATGGCGCTGAGCGACCACGGCACGAGCGGTTCGCTGGTCGCCGACGCGGGCTACGAGACGCTCTCGGGCTACGCCGACGACGTGGTCGCCGTCGCCGAGGCCACCGGCGACCGAGTGCTCTGTGGCAACTCACTGGGCGCCGCGGTGGCGATGATCGTCGCCCTGGAGCGGGACCTCGACCTCGACGGGCTGATCCTCGCGGGGGCGGGCGCCCGCCTGCCCGTGCTCGACGACCTCCTCGTCTGGCTGGAGAACGACTTCGACCGGGCGGTCGAGTTCCTCCACGGCCCCGACCGGCTGTTCCACGACCCGACCGACGACCTGGTCGAAGTGAGCGAGGCGGCGATGCGCGAGACCGGGCAGGCGGTCACGAGCCGTGACTTCCGGACCTGCCACGCCTTCGACGTCCACGAGCGGCTCGGCGAGATCGACGTGCCCACGCTGGCGGCCGTCGGGGAGTACGACCAGCTGACGCCGCCTCACTACCACGAGGCGCTCGGCGAGGAGATCCCCTACTGTGAGGTGGCGATCATCGACGACGCCGCCCACCTGTCGATGCTCGAACAGCCGGCGGCGTTCAACAGCGCCATCGAGTCGTTCCTCGACCGTCTCTGA
- a CDS encoding DUF5822 domain-containing protein: MPERVATTDPDGVDFGWVMQVTFVLTILVGAPVVTLLSTQVALPDWGSRVSFAVRVGAPVWVLTGLCVFLYARRQEQRSDDTESGRDDEPAG, encoded by the coding sequence ATGCCCGAACGCGTCGCCACCACGGACCCCGACGGCGTCGACTTCGGCTGGGTGATGCAGGTGACGTTCGTGCTCACCATCCTCGTCGGCGCGCCCGTCGTTACGCTGCTTTCGACGCAGGTCGCGCTCCCCGATTGGGGCTCGCGGGTCTCCTTTGCGGTTCGCGTGGGCGCGCCCGTCTGGGTGCTCACTGGGCTCTGTGTGTTCCTCTACGCGCGCCGGCAGGAGCAGCGCAGCGACGACACCGAGTCGGGACGCGACGACGAGCCCGCCGGGTAG